From one Flavobacteriales bacterium genomic stretch:
- a CDS encoding amidohydrolase — protein sequence MKRLLPFLLLPFLLLLAACGYRDRDADLVVHNAVIHALDETDSVHQAMAIKDGRIIELGPEHRIRNRYSTKATYDAAGQHIYPGFTDGHCHFYGYGLNKQKVDLQGVGDWEEALARIEAYDKAHPGQGWILGRGWDQNDWPVKEYPDNARLNALFPDRPVLMQRIDGHAAVVNDAALRAAGMDPERAVEGGLMLKRDGRFTGVLIDNAVSVFQPIMEQADEATKRQALLDAQRDCFAVGLTMVHDAGLDPGTIDLIKRMQEEGALKMRVYAMVTDSAPYLEQFARSGPIATDRLTVRSVKVYADGALGSRGALLKRPYHDQPGHHGLQLASRDHFREVARWCMEHGFQMNTHCIGDSANKLLLDVCGEVLGGSNDKRWRIEHAQVVSPADHALFAQYSIIPSVQPTHATSDGPWAVDRLGEARIRDAYAYEALSSIMGLVALGTDFPVEGIDPLQTYRSAVLRQSADGWPEGGYQMANALSRSDALRGMTIWNAIAAFREEDLGTLQVGKRADFTVVNIDLEQAPAEALRQAKVVATWIEGEKVFGR from the coding sequence ATGAAACGACTGCTCCCCTTCCTCCTGCTCCCCTTCCTCCTGCTCCTCGCCGCCTGCGGATACCGCGACCGTGATGCCGATCTGGTGGTGCATAACGCCGTGATCCACGCCCTTGATGAAACAGACTCCGTGCATCAGGCCATGGCGATCAAGGATGGCCGCATCATCGAGCTCGGACCGGAGCATCGGATCCGCAACCGCTACAGCACCAAGGCCACCTACGATGCCGCCGGACAGCACATCTATCCTGGCTTCACCGATGGCCATTGCCATTTCTACGGCTACGGCCTCAATAAGCAGAAGGTCGATCTGCAGGGCGTGGGCGATTGGGAAGAGGCGCTCGCACGGATCGAAGCCTACGATAAGGCGCATCCCGGACAAGGTTGGATCCTGGGCCGTGGCTGGGACCAGAACGATTGGCCTGTGAAGGAATACCCGGACAATGCCAGGCTCAATGCGCTCTTCCCGGACCGGCCGGTGCTCATGCAGCGGATCGATGGCCACGCGGCGGTGGTGAATGATGCCGCGCTGCGTGCTGCGGGGATGGATCCCGAACGCGCGGTCGAGGGCGGCTTGATGCTGAAGCGCGATGGCCGCTTCACCGGCGTGCTGATTGACAACGCGGTGAGCGTGTTCCAACCAATCATGGAACAGGCCGATGAGGCCACCAAACGCCAGGCCCTGCTCGATGCGCAGCGCGACTGCTTCGCCGTGGGACTCACGATGGTGCACGATGCCGGCCTCGATCCCGGCACCATCGACCTGATCAAGCGCATGCAGGAGGAAGGCGCGCTGAAGATGCGCGTGTATGCCATGGTCACCGACTCCGCGCCCTACCTGGAGCAGTTCGCGCGCAGCGGGCCGATCGCCACCGACCGGCTCACCGTGCGCAGCGTGAAGGTCTATGCTGATGGCGCGCTGGGATCGCGCGGCGCCTTGCTGAAGCGGCCCTATCACGACCAGCCGGGGCACCATGGACTGCAGCTCGCATCGCGCGATCACTTCCGCGAAGTGGCGCGGTGGTGCATGGAGCACGGCTTCCAGATGAACACGCATTGCATCGGCGACAGCGCCAATAAGCTGCTGCTCGATGTGTGCGGCGAAGTGCTCGGCGGCAGCAACGACAAGCGTTGGCGGATCGAGCACGCGCAAGTGGTGAGCCCTGCGGACCACGCACTCTTCGCGCAGTACAGCATCATCCCCAGCGTGCAGCCCACGCACGCCACGAGCGATGGCCCCTGGGCCGTTGACCGACTGGGCGAGGCGCGCATCCGCGACGCCTACGCCTATGAGGCGCTGAGCAGCATCATGGGCCTGGTGGCGCTTGGCACCGATTTCCCTGTGGAGGGCATCGACCCGCTGCAGACCTACCGCAGCGCCGTGCTGCGACAGAGCGCCGATGGCTGGCCCGAAGGCGGATACCAGATGGCCAATGCGCTCTCGCGCTCTGATGCCCTGCGCGGAATGACCATCTGGAACGCGATCGCCGCATTCCGCGAAGAGGATCTCGGCACCTTGCAGGTCGGCAAGCGAGCCGATTTCACCGTGGTGAACATCGATCTGGAGCAAGCGCCGGCAGAGGCCCTGCGCCAGGCGAAGGTGGTGGCCACTTGGATCGAGGGCGAGAAGGTGTTCGGGAGGTAG
- the rpmA gene encoding 50S ribosomal protein L27, with translation MAHKKGEGSTQNGRESHSKRLGVKIFGGSAAIAGNIIVRQRGTKHHPGKNVGIGVDHTLFALADGTVKFQKKRGDRSVVSVEPAPKAD, from the coding sequence ATGGCACACAAGAAAGGTGAAGGCAGTACCCAGAACGGCCGCGAATCGCACTCGAAGCGACTCGGCGTGAAGATTTTCGGCGGCAGCGCAGCCATCGCCGGCAACATCATCGTGCGCCAGCGCGGCACCAAGCACCACCCCGGCAAGAACGTAGGCATCGGCGTGGATCACACGCTCTTCGCCCTCGCCGATGGCACCGTGAAGTTCCAGAAGAAGCGCGGCGACCGCAGCGTAGTGAGCGTTGAGCCCGCCCCCAAGGCCGACTGA
- a CDS encoding type I restriction enzyme HsdR N-terminal domain-containing protein — MSESGSPALALPDHGVKTRHGADGDQIFDPIRRKWVALLPEEWVRQHFINFLIHEKGCPASLIAVERQLMLNGLSKRADIMVHAADGRPVAIVECKAPGVAVAQTVFEQAARYNTVFKVNWLIVTNGMRHYCCRIDHSKGSVEFVVEIPDHAGLCAP; from the coding sequence ATGAGCGAATCGGGATCACCTGCCTTGGCGCTGCCCGACCACGGGGTCAAAACTAGGCATGGTGCCGATGGCGATCAGATCTTCGACCCGATCCGCCGGAAGTGGGTGGCGCTGTTGCCCGAGGAATGGGTGAGGCAGCACTTCATCAATTTCCTCATCCACGAGAAAGGCTGCCCGGCCTCCTTGATCGCCGTGGAGCGGCAGCTCATGCTGAATGGGCTGAGCAAGCGAGCTGATATCATGGTGCATGCGGCCGATGGAAGGCCTGTGGCAATCGTGGAATGCAAGGCGCCCGGCGTGGCGGTGGCACAAACGGTGTTCGAGCAGGCCGCGCGCTACAACACCGTTTTCAAGGTGAATTGGCTCATTGTCACCAACGGCATGCGGCACTACTGCTGCCGGATCGACCATTCCAAGGGAAGCGTGGAATTCGTGGTGGAGATCCCGGACCATGCCGGGCTATGCGCGCCCTGA
- a CDS encoding S8 family serine peptidase → MLNRYALAFALALPTIGYSQDPQAAGQRSRRVKMDMLLDHHLRQPHAPDEMIDLYIHGSVDAVSHALRGSGGEVKMSLGRLVSARMPVANVRALAEHPAIVRFEWGGDRMSYLGDSMRVKARVNQVHAGVAPLPQGYDGTGVIIGFIDDGLGIDHPDFRTADNTTRVLHYWDQGLTGSGAPPEFGYGREWNKAQIDGGQLASDFNGSVHGSTVAGTGAGDGSANGRHKGVAPGADLIVVKYSSGSDFRARVADAVKYIFDRADAEGKPAVVNASLGTYSGSHDGLDASALLIDSLINARRGRFLVCAGGNTGSQFPYHVRTQVGADTSFTWFTTNANGLDFNVFPYPNLFFELWADLDDFENVQYAIGADRVAPTLQFRGRTAFHNVAQNLGTTITEPLIGASGNTLGTVEFLALPRGEQVQMQIRIASPDSADYLWRFMSTGSGRHDIWTLTTVTATSNVIGPALAAPLGLPFPTPAEYPAMAHYVQPDNLSHIVDSWACSPRTLTTANYWNQKEYQPCAGAYINAPIEPYTISSGSSMGPTRDDRYKPDIAAPGDVTMAAAPMAIISNWSSTNADKMDELCMHVRNGGTSMASPVVAGVAALYLQKCPSADWQQVRNAIISTAWGDALTGTLPNNSFGYGRVHAFDALVASNMPPITITASDDEMCSNETVEVSAPAGYDAYVWSNGATGNPLDYTGAGPLTVSAATATGCAASNALAFDLLPAPNTPTIMVDGGLLTSSAGPSYQWFFNGMPVNGATGPTLWAGQVGDYTVEHTAANGCSAMSAPVNITVLGVNESEARGFAAWPSPARDALTVQVPESTGSVTIELIDGGGRIALREQRAASMQHTLSIEALSPGTYTLLVKADVTIWTSRVLRMHD, encoded by the coding sequence ATGCTGAACCGCTACGCCCTTGCATTCGCGCTCGCGCTTCCGACCATCGGCTACTCGCAAGACCCACAAGCTGCAGGCCAGCGGTCCCGCCGCGTGAAGATGGACATGCTGCTCGACCATCACCTGCGCCAGCCGCATGCTCCGGATGAGATGATCGACCTCTACATCCACGGATCGGTGGACGCCGTTTCGCACGCTTTGCGAGGATCCGGTGGCGAAGTGAAGATGAGCTTGGGCCGTTTGGTGAGTGCCCGCATGCCCGTGGCGAACGTGCGCGCGCTGGCCGAGCATCCCGCCATCGTGCGCTTCGAGTGGGGCGGCGACCGCATGAGCTACCTCGGCGACAGCATGCGGGTGAAGGCGCGCGTGAACCAGGTGCATGCGGGGGTGGCACCCTTGCCGCAGGGCTACGATGGAACGGGAGTGATCATTGGCTTCATCGATGATGGCCTGGGCATCGATCACCCGGACTTCCGCACTGCCGATAACACTACGCGCGTGCTGCACTACTGGGATCAAGGGCTCACTGGAAGCGGGGCGCCGCCTGAGTTCGGGTACGGCCGCGAGTGGAATAAGGCGCAAATCGATGGTGGGCAACTGGCCAGCGATTTCAATGGATCGGTGCACGGCAGCACGGTTGCGGGCACTGGTGCAGGCGACGGCAGCGCGAACGGCCGGCACAAGGGCGTGGCGCCGGGCGCCGACCTGATCGTGGTGAAGTACAGCAGCGGGTCCGACTTCCGCGCGCGCGTGGCCGATGCTGTGAAGTACATATTCGACCGTGCCGATGCTGAAGGCAAGCCTGCGGTGGTGAATGCCAGCTTGGGAACGTACAGCGGATCCCACGATGGCCTCGATGCCTCGGCGCTGCTCATCGACAGCCTGATCAACGCGCGGCGCGGCCGCTTCCTGGTGTGCGCCGGCGGCAATACCGGGTCCCAATTCCCCTACCACGTGCGCACGCAAGTGGGGGCCGACACCAGCTTCACCTGGTTCACCACCAACGCCAACGGGCTCGATTTCAATGTGTTCCCCTACCCGAACCTGTTCTTCGAGCTCTGGGCCGACCTCGATGATTTTGAGAACGTGCAGTATGCCATCGGCGCCGACCGCGTGGCGCCCACCCTGCAGTTCCGCGGGCGCACCGCCTTCCACAATGTGGCGCAGAACCTGGGCACCACCATCACCGAACCGCTCATCGGCGCCAGTGGCAACACCCTGGGCACCGTGGAGTTCCTGGCCTTGCCACGCGGCGAGCAGGTGCAGATGCAGATCCGCATCGCGTCGCCCGACAGTGCCGACTACCTCTGGCGATTCATGTCCACCGGCAGCGGGCGCCACGACATCTGGACGCTGACAACCGTGACCGCCACCAGCAACGTGATCGGGCCCGCGCTCGCGGCACCTTTGGGACTGCCCTTCCCCACGCCCGCTGAATACCCGGCCATGGCGCATTACGTGCAGCCGGACAATCTCTCGCACATCGTCGATAGCTGGGCCTGCTCCCCGCGAACGCTCACCACGGCGAACTATTGGAACCAGAAGGAGTACCAGCCCTGCGCCGGTGCGTACATCAACGCGCCCATCGAGCCTTATACGATCAGCAGCGGCAGCAGCATGGGCCCTACGCGCGACGACCGCTACAAGCCCGATATCGCAGCCCCTGGCGATGTGACCATGGCCGCCGCTCCCATGGCGATCATCAGCAACTGGAGCAGCACCAACGCCGACAAGATGGATGAGCTGTGCATGCATGTGCGCAACGGTGGCACTAGCATGGCTTCGCCTGTCGTGGCAGGCGTGGCGGCACTCTACCTGCAGAAGTGCCCCAGTGCTGATTGGCAGCAGGTGCGCAATGCGATCATCAGCACCGCATGGGGCGATGCGCTCACCGGCACCCTGCCCAACAACAGCTTCGGCTATGGCCGTGTGCATGCCTTCGATGCGCTGGTGGCCTCGAACATGCCGCCGATCACCATTACGGCGAGCGACGATGAGATGTGCTCGAACGAGACGGTGGAAGTGAGCGCTCCCGCAGGCTATGATGCCTATGTGTGGAGCAACGGCGCCACCGGAAATCCATTGGATTACACCGGCGCCGGACCGCTCACCGTTTCGGCGGCCACCGCAACCGGCTGCGCTGCGAGCAATGCGCTCGCCTTTGATCTGCTGCCCGCCCCGAACACACCCACCATCATGGTCGATGGAGGATTGCTCACCAGCAGCGCGGGACCGAGCTACCAGTGGTTCTTCAATGGCATGCCGGTGAACGGCGCCACCGGCCCCACTCTCTGGGCCGGCCAGGTGGGCGACTACACCGTGGAGCACACGGCGGCCAACGGCTGCAGCGCGATGAGCGCGCCAGTGAACATCACCGTGTTGGGCGTGAATGAGAGCGAAGCACGAGGCTTCGCGGCGTGGCCCTCTCCTGCGCGCGATGCACTTACGGTGCAGGTGCCCGAATCGACCGGATCAGTGACCATCGAGCTGATCGATGGCGGCGGCCGCATCGCTTTGCGTGAGCAACGCGCGGCGAGCATGCAGCATACCCTTTCAATAGAGGCCTTGTCGCCAGGCACCTACACGCTATTGGTGAAGGCCGATGTCACCATCTGGACGTCACGTGTACTGCGAATGCACGACTAA
- the holA gene encoding DNA polymerase III subunit delta → MAAASTIDDYKKLMAELRGGTFRPVYILHGEEGFFIDRIAEEVERLALQEHERDFNQTILYARDTDADQLKDVCLRYPMMAERQLVIVRELQAWRIDQVEKLEPYLAKPTPTTVLVLCYKHKKIDGRKSILKTAQKGGAAVLTSDKLREEKLPEVLVGFAKGQKRKLGAAEAQLLASHLGSDLGKAVKEVEKLCLVTEEGGAITSEVIQRFVGISKDYNVFELQNAIGARDAAKAQRIANHFAANPKENPLPLTIGALNNFFSKLAMVHQLQGRPQQEMAAAMKVNPYFLKDYLAQARNYSLGRVVEAQRHLRACDLRSKGLGGDGADHGELLRELLAKVMG, encoded by the coding sequence ATGGCTGCCGCCTCCACCATCGACGACTATAAGAAGCTCATGGCGGAGCTCCGCGGCGGCACCTTCCGCCCGGTGTACATCCTGCACGGCGAAGAGGGCTTCTTCATCGACCGCATCGCGGAGGAAGTGGAGCGCTTGGCCTTGCAGGAGCACGAGCGCGACTTCAACCAGACCATCCTCTATGCGCGCGATACCGACGCCGATCAGCTGAAGGATGTGTGCCTGCGCTACCCCATGATGGCCGAGCGCCAATTGGTGATCGTGCGCGAGCTGCAGGCCTGGCGCATCGATCAGGTGGAGAAGCTCGAGCCCTACCTCGCCAAGCCCACGCCCACAACGGTCCTCGTGCTGTGCTACAAGCACAAGAAGATCGATGGGCGCAAGAGCATCCTGAAGACCGCGCAGAAGGGCGGTGCCGCCGTGCTCACCAGCGACAAGCTCCGTGAGGAGAAACTGCCGGAGGTGCTCGTGGGATTCGCCAAGGGCCAGAAGCGCAAGCTCGGCGCAGCCGAAGCGCAATTGCTGGCTAGCCACCTGGGCAGCGACCTGGGCAAGGCCGTGAAGGAGGTGGAGAAGCTCTGCCTGGTCACTGAGGAAGGAGGCGCCATCACCAGCGAGGTGATCCAGCGTTTCGTTGGCATCAGCAAGGACTACAACGTATTCGAGCTGCAGAACGCCATCGGCGCGCGCGACGCCGCGAAGGCGCAGCGCATCGCCAATCACTTCGCGGCCAATCCCAAGGAGAACCCTTTGCCGCTCACGATCGGCGCGCTCAACAATTTCTTCAGCAAGCTGGCCATGGTGCATCAGCTGCAAGGCCGGCCGCAGCAGGAAATGGCCGCCGCCATGAAGGTGAATCCCTATTTCCTCAAGGACTATCTCGCGCAGGCACGCAACTACTCGTTGGGCAGGGTAGTGGAGGCGCAGCGGCACCTGCGCGCCTGCGACCTGCGCAGCAAGGGCCTCGGCGGCGATGGCGCCGACCATGGCGAGCTGCTGCGCGAATTGCTTGCGAAAGTGATGGGCTAG
- a CDS encoding AMP nucleosidase, which produces MRTKQEIVANWLPRYTGIEAADFRKHLLLTNFDNYLDIFCQLTGAQVVSKDKAMKVAVADDMAMINFGMGSPNAATLMDLLSAVNPEAVLFLGKCGGLKKKNQLGDLVLPIAAIRGEGTSTDYFPPELPALPSFMIHRAVSHVIRDMELDYWSGSVYTTNRRVWEHDEAFKERLRLLRAMAIDMETATLFMTGFANEIPTGALLLVSDQPMVPWGVKTSASDAKVTTGFVETHVKVGIESLREIINGGRSVKHLRFE; this is translated from the coding sequence GTGCGCACCAAGCAAGAGATCGTCGCCAACTGGCTGCCGCGTTATACCGGAATCGAAGCGGCCGACTTCAGGAAGCACCTGCTCCTGACCAACTTCGACAACTACCTCGATATCTTCTGCCAGCTCACCGGTGCGCAGGTGGTGTCAAAGGACAAGGCCATGAAGGTGGCCGTGGCCGATGACATGGCCATGATCAACTTCGGCATGGGCAGCCCCAACGCCGCCACGCTCATGGACCTTCTCAGCGCCGTGAACCCCGAAGCGGTGCTGTTCCTCGGCAAGTGCGGGGGGCTGAAGAAGAAGAACCAGCTCGGCGACCTCGTGCTCCCCATCGCGGCTATCCGCGGCGAGGGCACAAGCACGGATTACTTCCCGCCTGAGCTCCCCGCTTTGCCCAGCTTCATGATCCACCGCGCCGTGAGCCACGTGATCCGCGACATGGAGCTCGACTACTGGAGCGGCAGCGTGTACACCACGAACCGCCGTGTATGGGAGCACGACGAGGCCTTCAAGGAGCGCCTCAGGCTCTTGCGCGCGATGGCCATCGACATGGAGACCGCGACGCTCTTCATGACCGGCTTCGCCAACGAGATCCCCACCGGCGCGCTGCTGCTCGTGAGCGATCAGCCCATGGTGCCTTGGGGCGTGAAGACCAGCGCCAGCGATGCCAAGGTGACCACCGGTTTCGTGGAGACGCACGTGAAGGTGGGCATCGAGAGCCTGCGCGAGATCATCAACGGCGGGCGCAGCGTGAAGCACCTGAGGTTCGAGTGA
- a CDS encoding HAMP domain-containing histidine kinase, with product MGRRAIGTLMLLATLSVVGVVLIQLIWLRQSSQYRQEQVALNKEQASQLEKQFNDRVVMALSDVTEQILTINKDSTDLYDAVKQVRPNYFAVTINDTLHPYLLEALLRKEFSRRHIEDDFEYGIYDCFTDSIVYGNYVTQDTAGSDTMPHSELPALDKDGHYFGVYFPTRQSTLWDEDGDTGWTWIFPMVVTLIVFGFFAYSVWVIMRQKRLSEMKNDFIGNMTHELKTPISTIALSAEVIGDPAIVQEPERLREYARIIRSENERLRTQVERVLQLATLDKDTIKMKRETVDMHQVASAAAESIKLPAQERDMRVELHLDAAISTVAGDRVHLTNAVFNLLDNAVKYGKPGTAIEVRSSQRGNELLLSVKDEGIGIRKEDQRHVFERFYRVPTGNVHDVKGFGLGLHYVQQIAFAHGGGVSVRSELGKGSIFTLSLPLNQSS from the coding sequence ATGGGACGCCGCGCCATCGGCACGCTGATGCTCCTGGCCACGCTGAGCGTGGTGGGCGTGGTGCTCATCCAGCTGATCTGGCTGCGGCAATCGTCGCAATACCGCCAGGAGCAGGTGGCGCTCAACAAGGAGCAGGCCTCGCAGCTCGAGAAGCAGTTCAACGACCGGGTGGTGATGGCCCTGAGCGACGTCACGGAGCAGATCCTCACCATCAACAAGGACAGCACCGATCTGTACGACGCCGTGAAGCAGGTCCGGCCCAACTACTTCGCCGTCACCATCAACGACACGCTGCACCCCTACCTGCTCGAAGCCCTGCTCCGCAAGGAGTTCAGCCGGCGGCACATCGAGGACGATTTCGAGTACGGCATCTACGACTGCTTCACTGACAGCATCGTGTACGGGAACTACGTGACACAGGACACGGCCGGCAGCGACACCATGCCGCACAGCGAATTGCCCGCGCTCGACAAGGACGGCCACTACTTCGGCGTGTACTTCCCCACCCGGCAGAGCACCTTGTGGGATGAGGACGGCGATACGGGCTGGACCTGGATCTTCCCGATGGTGGTGACGCTGATCGTCTTCGGCTTCTTCGCCTACAGCGTATGGGTGATCATGCGGCAGAAGCGCCTGAGCGAGATGAAGAACGACTTCATCGGCAACATGACGCACGAGCTGAAGACGCCCATCAGCACCATCGCCTTGAGCGCGGAGGTGATCGGCGACCCGGCCATCGTGCAGGAACCCGAGCGGCTGCGCGAGTACGCCCGCATCATCCGCAGCGAGAATGAGCGCCTGCGCACGCAGGTGGAGCGCGTGCTGCAACTGGCCACGCTCGACAAGGACACGATCAAGATGAAGCGTGAAACCGTGGACATGCACCAGGTGGCCAGTGCCGCCGCAGAGAGCATCAAGCTGCCCGCGCAGGAGCGTGACATGCGCGTGGAGCTCCACCTGGATGCCGCCATCAGCACCGTTGCCGGCGATCGCGTGCACCTCACGAACGCCGTCTTCAACCTGCTTGACAACGCCGTGAAGTACGGCAAGCCCGGCACTGCCATCGAGGTGCGCAGCAGCCAGCGAGGCAACGAATTGCTGCTCTCGGTGAAGGACGAGGGCATCGGCATCCGCAAGGAAGACCAGCGCCATGTGTTCGAGCGTTTCTACCGCGTGCCCACCGGCAACGTCCACGATGTGAAGGGCTTCGGCCTGGGGCTCCACTACGTGCAGCAGATCGCCTTCGCGCACGGCGGCGGCGTGAGCGTGCGCAGCGAGCTTGGCAAGGGCAGCATATTCACCTTATCACTACCCTTGAACCAGTCATCATGA
- a CDS encoding response regulator transcription factor, whose amino-acid sequence MSDKPTILLVEDDQNLGFVVQDALKRKGYTVHLARDGKEGLKKFNEHPYDLCVLDVMLPGKDGFSLAEDIRLVNAQVPIVFLTAKSQTDDRIAGFKAGGDDYLTKPFSHEELLLRIEAILRRTMGKSDDARDRERFELGDFTFDYRNLMLSHPNEERKLTRKEADVLRLLCLHAEQVLPRELVLNMVWGDDTYFLGRSLDVFISRLRKYLKPDPKLQIVNVHGVGFKLVVDKA is encoded by the coding sequence ATGAGCGACAAACCCACCATCCTCCTGGTCGAGGACGACCAGAACCTCGGCTTCGTGGTGCAGGATGCCCTGAAGCGCAAAGGCTACACGGTGCATCTGGCGCGCGATGGCAAGGAAGGGCTGAAGAAATTCAATGAGCACCCGTACGACCTGTGCGTGCTCGACGTGATGCTGCCCGGCAAGGACGGCTTCAGCCTCGCCGAGGACATCCGCTTGGTGAACGCGCAGGTGCCCATCGTCTTCCTCACGGCCAAGAGCCAGACCGATGATCGCATCGCGGGCTTCAAGGCCGGCGGCGACGACTACCTCACCAAGCCCTTCAGCCACGAAGAGCTGCTGCTGCGCATCGAGGCCATCCTGCGCCGCACCATGGGCAAGAGCGACGATGCCCGCGACCGCGAGCGCTTCGAGCTGGGCGACTTCACCTTCGATTACCGCAACCTGATGCTGAGCCACCCCAACGAGGAGCGCAAGCTCACGCGCAAGGAGGCCGACGTGCTGCGCTTGCTTTGCCTGCATGCCGAACAAGTGCTGCCGCGCGAACTGGTGCTCAACATGGTCTGGGGCGACGACACCTACTTCCTCGGCCGCAGCCTCGATGTCTTCATCAGCCGCCTGCGCAAGTACCTGAAGCCTGATCCCAAACTGCAGATCGTGAACGTGCACGGCGTGGGCTTCAAGCTGGTGGTGGATAAGGCGTGA
- the rplU gene encoding 50S ribosomal protein L21 has protein sequence MYAIVNIAGQQYKVEQAQKLKVHRLEAEEGKHVELDNVLLVSDGKTVSVGTPNVEGVRIAAKVLSHGKGDKVLVFKKKRRKGYQKMNGHRQYLTELWIEAILGKGEKFDASKSSAPKPKAVAAPVKKAKKAAVKAEAVEAKPAKKAPVKKAAAKKAAPKKK, from the coding sequence ATGTACGCCATCGTGAACATCGCAGGCCAGCAATACAAGGTTGAGCAGGCCCAGAAGCTGAAAGTGCACCGCCTCGAAGCCGAGGAGGGCAAGCATGTGGAGTTGGATAACGTGCTGCTCGTGAGCGATGGCAAGACCGTGAGCGTGGGCACCCCGAACGTGGAGGGTGTTCGCATAGCCGCCAAGGTGCTGAGCCATGGCAAGGGCGACAAAGTCCTGGTTTTCAAGAAGAAGCGCCGTAAGGGCTACCAGAAGATGAATGGCCATCGGCAATACCTCACCGAGCTCTGGATCGAGGCGATCCTGGGCAAGGGCGAGAAGTTCGACGCCAGCAAGAGCAGCGCCCCCAAGCCGAAGGCCGTGGCTGCACCCGTGAAGAAGGCCAAGAAAGCAGCAGTGAAGGCCGAAGCGGTCGAAGCCAAGCCGGCCAAGAAGGCTCCGGTGAAGAAAGCCGCCGCGAAGAAGGCGGCCCCCAAGAAGAAGTAA
- the serS gene encoding serine--tRNA ligase, with protein MLELNYLRENRDEAEQRLAKRNIDAKAALDRVRELDYARRATQTELDGKQAELNSLSKSVGELMKAGRKEEAEAAKSKSTELKAGIPALREKLEACEQSLRDHLVTLPNAPNAKVPAGKTPEDNTVVMQEGAIPDLGPHAKPHWELGEEYGFLHMDLGVKLTGAGFPVYSGQGARLQRALIAFFLDKATEAGYREIIPPHLVNADSAFATGQLPDKEGQMYHATVDDLYLIPTAEVPITNLYRDEIIEADRLPIKNVGYTPCFRREAGSYGAHVRGLNRVHQFDKVEIVRVEKPENSFAALEQMVEHVKGLLRALELPYRQLLLCGGDMGFSSAMTYDMEVFSAAQQRWLEVSSISNFETFQSNRLKLRYRDENGKPRLAHTLNGSALALARIVAALLENNQGPEGIRIPQALQPYTGFAMITR; from the coding sequence ATGCTCGAACTGAATTACCTGCGTGAGAACCGTGACGAAGCCGAACAGCGGTTGGCGAAGCGCAACATCGATGCGAAGGCCGCGCTTGACCGCGTGCGCGAACTGGATTATGCCCGGCGCGCCACCCAGACCGAGCTCGATGGCAAACAAGCCGAGCTGAACAGTCTTAGCAAGAGCGTGGGCGAACTGATGAAGGCCGGCAGGAAGGAAGAAGCCGAGGCCGCCAAATCCAAGAGCACGGAGCTGAAGGCCGGTATCCCGGCATTGCGCGAAAAGCTCGAGGCCTGCGAACAGTCCTTGCGCGACCACCTGGTGACCCTGCCCAATGCCCCGAACGCCAAGGTGCCAGCGGGAAAGACGCCGGAGGACAATACCGTTGTGATGCAGGAAGGAGCGATCCCGGACCTCGGGCCCCACGCCAAGCCGCACTGGGAACTGGGCGAGGAGTACGGCTTCCTGCACATGGACCTGGGCGTGAAGCTCACCGGCGCGGGCTTCCCGGTGTACAGCGGACAGGGTGCCCGCTTGCAGCGCGCACTCATTGCCTTCTTCCTCGACAAGGCCACCGAGGCTGGTTATCGCGAGATCATCCCTCCCCATCTGGTGAACGCCGACAGCGCCTTCGCCACGGGCCAGCTGCCCGACAAAGAGGGCCAGATGTACCACGCCACCGTGGACGATCTGTACCTCATCCCCACTGCCGAAGTGCCCATCACCAACCTCTACCGCGACGAGATCATCGAAGCGGATCGGCTCCCGATCAAGAACGTGGGCTACACGCCGTGCTTCCGCCGTGAGGCCGGCAGCTACGGCGCCCATGTGCGCGGCCTCAATCGCGTGCATCAGTTCGATAAGGTGGAGATCGTGCGCGTGGAGAAGCCCGAGAACAGTTTCGCCGCGCTCGAGCAGATGGTGGAACACGTGAAAGGGCTCCTGCGCGCGTTGGAATTGCCGTACCGACAGCTCCTGCTCTGCGGCGGCGACATGGGTTTTTCCAGCGCCATGACTTACGACATGGAAGTGTTCAGTGCTGCCCAGCAGCGCTGGCTCGAGGTGAGCAGCATCAGCAACTTCGAGACTTTCCAGAGCAACCGCTTGAAGCTGCGCTACCGCGATGAGAACGGGAAGCCCCGGCTGGCGCACACCCTCAATGGCAGTGCACTGGCCCTGGCACGGATCGTGGCCGCGCTGCTCGAGAACAACCAAGGCCCTGAGGGCATCCGGATCCCCCAGGCCCTGCAGCCCTACACCGGCTTCGCGATGATCACACGATGA